In Vanrija pseudolonga chromosome 4, complete sequence, a single window of DNA contains:
- the magt1 gene encoding Magnesium transporter protein 1, translating to MRLALPSLLLLAPLALARTAAEWASESARSRDGVIHLPSSAAYDELVNALDRDYSVTVVLTALPEAYKCAPCRTFDPIFRTVSDSWRRKAPKGVRDEHVFAELDFSEAGEIFQRLGLTSAPVVYFHGKDGKTKTYDLNRSGLGLPALHTWVRSTTPVQFDLYKPFNPIPLIIALAGLAFVGYILYAAWDIILPIVQSRFLWGLGTIVLCLIFTSGYMWNKIKNAPFVQVGQDGRINWIAGGYSNQLGLESQVVGALYGALALCIVVLTVVIPAQSSPVKQRLGVFLWTGMLIVLASMLFRLFRLKNGGYPFHLL from the exons ATGCGGCTCGCCCTcccctcgctcctcctcctggctcccctcgcgctggcgcgcacAGCGGCCGAGTGGGCGTCCGAGTCTGCGCggtcgcgcgacggcgtgatcCACctgccctcgagcgcggcatacgacgagctcgtcaacgCACTGGACAGGGACTACTCCGTGACCGTCGTCCTCACGGCCCTGCCAGAGGCGTACAagtgcgcgccgtgccgcacGTTCGACCCCATCTTCCGCACCGTGTCCGACAGCTGGCGCCGCAAGGCCCCGAAAGgtgtgcgcgacgagcacgtgttcgccgagctcgacttctccgaggcgggcgagatCTTCCAGCGCCTCGGGCTGACCTCTGCGCCGGTCGTCTACTTCCacggcaaggacggcaagaCGAAGACTTATGACTTGAACCGGAG cggcctcggcctcccagCGCTGCACACCTGGGTGCGCAGCACGACGCCGGTCCAATTCGACCTGTACAAGCCGTTCAACCCGATCCCGCTGATTATCGCGCTCGCGGGGCTCGCGTTTGTGGGGTACATCCTCTATGCGGCATGGGACATTATCCTGCCGATTGTGCAGTCCCGTTTCCTGTGGGGCCTGGGCACGATCGTCCTCTGCCTCATCTTTACGAGCGGGTACATGTGGAACAAGATAAAGAACGCGCCGTTCGTCCAGGTCGGGCAGGACGGCAGGATTAATTGGATCGCGGGGGGGTACTCGAACCAGCTTGGACTCGAGTcccaggtcgtcggcgcgctgt acggcgccctcgccctctgcatcgtcgtcctcaccgTCGTCATCCCCGCCCAGTCGTCCCCCGTcaagcagcgcctcggcgtcttccTCTGGACCGGCATGCTCATTGTTCTTGCGTCGATGCTGTTCAGGCTCTTCAGGCTCAAGAACGGTGGATACCCCTTCCACCTGCTCTAA